The genomic window TTTTTTTAATTCTGGATCTGTTCCTTCAATAACTCCAACGATATTAAAAGCTGGACTTTTAAAATTTGTCAAAGTATCGCGGTAGGTTTTAAAGTATGGTTTGATGTTATTTTTCTTTAAAAAATCTTCTAAGAATACAGCCGCTTTTTCAATTCCTTTCGTTCCAGTTTCGCGGCCTTCCATATCATCTGAAGAAAGATATTTTAAGAAATCCGAAATCTCCGTTTCGCTTACTTTATAATTAATTCCAATTGGTTTCGAATTGGATTGAGAATCTTTTTCACTTGTAGTTGTAGTGCTTGATTTACATGCTAGAAAAATAAAAGGAAGTAAAAAGTATAGTTTTTTCATAATGGCTGGTGTTTGATTTAAAATTGAATGAGAATGAATTCTACTTAAAAGTATAAACTTATGAAAAGTAATAGAATATTCATAAAAAAAACCCTTTCAATCTAAAAAGCTGAAAGGGTTTTGAATATAATTGAGTAAAATCTATCCTGCAATAACTGATCTAGAAATTACAATCTTCTGAATTTCTGAAGTTCCTTCGTAAATCTGAGTGATTTTTGCATCACGCATCATACGCTCCACATGATATTCTTTTACATATCCGTTTCCGCCGTGAATTTGAACTGCTTCTACTGCAGTATCCATTGCTACTTGCGAAGCAAATAATTTTGCCATCGCACCGCTAACGTCATAATTTTTATGCTGGTCTTTGTCCCAAGCCGCTTTCATACATAAATGACGTGCTGCTTCTATATTAACTGCCATATCGGCCAATTTAAAAGCAATTGCCTGGTGGTTGCAGATTTCAGTTCCAAATGCTTTACGCTCTTTAGAATATTTTAATGCTAGCTCATAAGCTCCAGATGCAATTCCTAATGCTTGAGAAGCAATTCCGATACGACCTCCCGCAAGGGTTTTCATTGCAAACTTAAATCCGAAACCATCTTCTCCAATTCTATTTTCTTTTGGAACTTTTACATCAGAGAACATTAGAGAATGTGTATCAGAACCACGGATTCCCATTTTTTGTTCTTTAGGACCAACAGAGAAACCTGGCATATCTTTAGTCATAATTAAGGCATTAATTCCTTTATGCTTTAATTCAGGGTGTGTTTGGGCAATTACTAAATAAACTGAAGCGGTATTTCCGTTTGTAATCCAGTTTTTAGTTCCATTAACCAAATAATGGTCACCCATATCAATGGCTGTAGTTTTTTGAGAAGTTGCGTCACTTCCTGCTTCTGGCTCACTCAGACAGAACGCACCGTGAATTTCTCCAGAAGCCAGACCTGGCAGATATTTTTGTTTTTGTTCTTCTGTTCCATATTCTTGTAATCCCCAGCAAACCAAAGAATTGTTTACAGACATTACAACAGAAGCCGAAGCATCTACTTTAGAAATTTCTTCCATCGCAATGACATAAGAAATTGTGTCTAAACCGCTTCCGCCATATTTAGGATCAACCATCATTCCCATAAACCCTAATTCTCCCATTTTCTTTACTTGCTCTGTTGGGAAAATTTGTTTTTCGTCGCGTTCAATAACTCCCGGCAGTAACTCATTTTGAGCAAAATCTCTTGCTGCCTGCTGAATCATTAAATGTTCTTCGGTAAGATTAAAATCCATAGTAATTTACTTTAAGTGTTTTTTCAACCAAAAATATTTAGTCGATAGTTAGTTTAGTTTTTTGTGTTTTTCGGGACCTTATTTTTTTATTCAAAGGCTTTCAAAGATACTTTTTAAAAGTCAGTTTTACAATGCACGCATATAAAATTAATAGATCAACAAAGATAACGATAACGTTTTCGTAATAATTTATGTTTTCACTTAAACGAACAATAATTTTGCAGCAAAATTTCTAAAATTTAAGATTCAAATTTTAATTTTTTTAGCTGAAAAAAGAGCTATAAATATAGAATTTTAACAAAAAAAGATTAAACAATCCTTAAAACCCGTAAAACTACGTAAAACATATCTTACTAATTTGATTTTTAATGCAATAGAAAAATTAAAGATGTAATACTGCATTAAAAAACATTTTAAAAATGAGCTAAATATTGATAAATTAACATTATTTTTGCCCAAAAAATAAATAATTGACAGAACATGAAAAAGATTTTACTATTACTTACTCTCCTTTTAAGCTTACAATTTTCGACCGTTTCAGCTCAGACACAAATCGACGTTAACGGTGTAACTGTTCCTAGAAAAATAGAATTTCAAGGTAAAACTTTACAGCTTAATGGCGCGGGCGGAAGATCAAAAATGTGGTTAGAAGTTTATGTGCAGGCATTATATTTATCTCAACTAAGTCAAGACTCTCAATTTATTATTGACAGCGATACTGAGATGGCTATTAGAATTGAAATTACTTCATCAATGGTTTCTTCTAATAAATTAACTAAAGCCATGAATGCAGGTTTCGAAAAATCTGCTGGGGAAAATCTTGATCAACTGCGTCCTAGAATTGAAACTTTTAAAAGTTATTTAAGCGATGCAATCACAGAGAAAGATGTATTTGTATTGGCTTACAATCCCTTAGATCAAACAATAAATGTTTTCAAAAATGAAGTTTTAAAAGGTAAAATCCAGGGATTCGATTTCAAAAAAGCTTTGTTTGGGATTTGGCTTTCTAATAAACCAGTAGATGAAACTTTGAAAAAGAATTTATTAGGAATGTAATTTCTTAAAATATCATACAATTACAAAGCCGAAAGCAATTTGTTTTCGGCTTTCTCTTTTGTTTTATATATTTGACTCGAAATACATTATTCGCATTATTCTATTTTATACATTTACGCAAAATAAACATATCACAACAAAATG from Flavobacterium fluviale includes these protein-coding regions:
- a CDS encoding chalcone isomerase family protein, whose translation is MKKILLLLTLLLSLQFSTVSAQTQIDVNGVTVPRKIEFQGKTLQLNGAGGRSKMWLEVYVQALYLSQLSQDSQFIIDSDTEMAIRIEITSSMVSSNKLTKAMNAGFEKSAGENLDQLRPRIETFKSYLSDAITEKDVFVLAYNPLDQTINVFKNEVLKGKIQGFDFKKALFGIWLSNKPVDETLKKNLLGM
- a CDS encoding acyl-CoA dehydrogenase, with the translated sequence MDFNLTEEHLMIQQAARDFAQNELLPGVIERDEKQIFPTEQVKKMGELGFMGMMVDPKYGGSGLDTISYVIAMEEISKVDASASVVMSVNNSLVCWGLQEYGTEEQKQKYLPGLASGEIHGAFCLSEPEAGSDATSQKTTAIDMGDHYLVNGTKNWITNGNTASVYLVIAQTHPELKHKGINALIMTKDMPGFSVGPKEQKMGIRGSDTHSLMFSDVKVPKENRIGEDGFGFKFAMKTLAGGRIGIASQALGIASGAYELALKYSKERKAFGTEICNHQAIAFKLADMAVNIEAARHLCMKAAWDKDQHKNYDVSGAMAKLFASQVAMDTAVEAVQIHGGNGYVKEYHVERMMRDAKITQIYEGTSEIQKIVISRSVIAG